One window from the genome of Metabacillus flavus encodes:
- a CDS encoding YkuS family protein: MPRIGVEQSLTNVEEALKSMGYDVVQIRSEEDAQNCDCCIVTGQDNNIMGISNTVTEGSVIEASGLSAEEICQQVQHRFNQ; this comes from the coding sequence ATGCCAAGAATAGGTGTAGAACAATCATTAACCAATGTAGAAGAAGCACTAAAATCGATGGGCTATGATGTTGTTCAAATCCGAAGCGAAGAGGATGCCCAAAACTGCGACTGCTGCATCGTAACCGGTCAGGACAATAACATCATGGGAATCAGCAACACGGTCACAGAAGGTTCCGTTATTGAAGCAAGCGGATTATCAGCTGAAGAAATCTGCCAGCAGGTGCAGCATCGTTTTAATCAATAA
- a CDS encoding IS256 family transposase: MTQINLTLNVEDLKDHLMNSNLDAVVKSSLVLILNQMMETERDEHLNADAYERTSARTDYRNGYYDRDFLVSIGKINLKVPRTRNGEFSTSVFEKYQRADQALVLSMIEMVVNGVSTRKVTKIMEQLCGESVSKSLVSTITKKLDPIVNEWASRPLNVMYYKYVFVDALYIKVREHQRVVSKAVYVAVGVNSQLKREVIGLAVNHSESKEGWTQFFSYLKSRGFQSPKLMISDAHKGLKAAIQESFVGTSWQRCTFHFKKNLFDRMPKKQAEELKHALLRIFDATKPEDARALKEEFMQTYDGERGYETVLSLLDDGFEDAIQFMNEPLGFQKKLRTTNNLERLNSEIRRRERVIRIFPNTQSAFRLIGAVLMDYEKSLDPGERKYMYDEKEN; encoded by the coding sequence ATGACCCAAATTAATCTTACCCTAAATGTAGAGGACTTAAAAGACCACCTCATGAATTCCAACTTGGACGCTGTGGTGAAATCATCACTTGTCCTCATTCTCAATCAAATGATGGAAACCGAGAGGGATGAGCACCTGAATGCGGATGCTTATGAAAGAACGAGTGCCCGTACAGACTACCGGAATGGCTATTATGACCGAGACTTTCTCGTCTCCATCGGAAAAATCAACCTGAAAGTCCCTCGTACCCGAAACGGGGAGTTTTCCACATCTGTATTCGAGAAGTATCAGCGTGCGGACCAAGCACTCGTCTTGTCTATGATAGAAATGGTCGTCAACGGGGTTTCGACCCGCAAAGTGACGAAGATCATGGAACAGCTTTGCGGGGAAAGTGTGTCCAAGTCCCTTGTCTCCACGATCACCAAAAAACTTGATCCCATCGTGAACGAGTGGGCTAGCCGACCCCTGAATGTCATGTACTACAAGTATGTGTTTGTGGACGCTTTGTATATTAAGGTCCGCGAACATCAGCGTGTAGTTTCCAAAGCCGTTTATGTGGCCGTTGGGGTCAACTCCCAGCTCAAACGGGAAGTCATTGGGCTGGCTGTCAATCATTCCGAATCCAAAGAAGGCTGGACGCAATTCTTTAGCTACCTCAAATCCAGGGGATTTCAATCTCCCAAATTGATGATTTCAGACGCCCACAAGGGCTTGAAGGCAGCGATTCAGGAATCCTTTGTCGGAACCAGCTGGCAGAGATGCACGTTCCACTTTAAAAAGAACCTCTTTGACCGCATGCCGAAGAAACAGGCAGAAGAATTAAAACACGCCCTCCTGCGTATTTTTGATGCCACAAAACCAGAGGACGCTAGAGCTTTAAAAGAGGAGTTTATGCAGACCTATGATGGAGAGCGCGGATATGAAACGGTCTTGTCTCTATTGGACGATGGCTTTGAAGATGCCATCCAATTCATGAATGAGCCACTGGGCTTTCAAAAGAAGCTGCGGACCACGAACAATCTGGAACGCCTAAATTCGGAAATCAGGAGAAGAGAGCGTGTCATTCGGATCTTCCCCAACACCCAGTCTGCTTTTCGTCTAATCGGAGCTGTCTTGATGGACTATGAAAAATCTCTTGATCCTGGAGAAAGAAAATACATGTACGATGAGAAAGAGAACTAA